Proteins found in one Clostridium kluyveri DSM 555 genomic segment:
- a CDS encoding protein kinase produces the protein MARRDGYYVQLDETAENMLRAGDFLGCGHNGIVYLLEDNKVIKIFKDKDICKNEYELLKKTEKSKYFPQVYSHGPYYIIKDYVPGERLDYYIRKNGINKKISCEIIKLLMEFKKLEFTKLDIRCKDLYINNNFSIKVIDPRNNYSRGGNYPRHLMKGLYKLGVLDEFLETVKEQYNEVYREWSFKIKRYLYRGVK, from the coding sequence ATGGCAAGGAGAGATGGGTATTATGTTCAATTGGATGAAACAGCCGAAAATATGTTAAGGGCGGGAGACTTTTTAGGCTGCGGTCACAATGGTATAGTATATTTACTGGAAGATAATAAAGTGATTAAAATATTTAAAGATAAAGATATCTGTAAAAATGAATATGAACTTTTAAAGAAAACTGAAAAGAGTAAATATTTTCCCCAGGTGTATTCTCATGGACCTTACTATATTATAAAAGATTATGTACCAGGAGAAAGGCTTGACTATTATATTAGAAAAAACGGTATAAATAAAAAAATATCCTGTGAGATTATCAAATTGCTCATGGAATTTAAAAAACTTGAATTTACTAAACTGGATATACGGTGTAAGGATTTATATATTAATAATAATTTTTCTATAAAAGTTATAGATCCTAGAAACAATTATTCAAGAGGGGGAAACTATCCAAGGCACCTTATGAAAGGTCTATACAAGTTAGGAGTATTGGATGAATTTTTAGAAACGGTGAAAGAACAATATAATGAAGTTTATAGGGAATGGAGTTTTAAAATTAAAAGATATTTATACAGAGGAGTAAAGTAA
- a CDS encoding MFS transporter produces MTKEIKIALLMAASLFMEILDGTIVTTALPKMAQYFHTSLSTIALLVSVYLITVAIFIPLSGWMANRFGKKKIWIIAVIIFTFSSLSNALAPNFSFLLLMRIVQGISGALMTPTARLIVLEKTPASQLLKMVSYLIWPALIAPAIAPVVGGFIITYWSWHWIFLINIPIGLIIALIGIKLIDTDKINKTSSFDLLGFIEIACSSGIILIGAELATHGKNYWFSSLGLIILGVILGFMVFKHLKKASNPLFSLDGLKITSFRICQTSGSILWLSVGAMPYLLTIFLQTIFHWSAVKAGSYVLFIFIGNIGIKPFTNPIIRKLGYRGALLSSFGMVFITSIALAFIETTTLPIWIMFLALVSGVGRSLALTAYNGLSFSEIDPQDRNSANTLNAVVSTLAQGMGISLITVVVNLFQFFFLINTAYELGFIFLGLLMLFPVIEVLFLPKNIGHATIS; encoded by the coding sequence ATGACAAAAGAAATAAAAATAGCCTTATTAATGGCTGCTAGCCTCTTTATGGAGATCTTAGATGGAACAATTGTAACCACCGCATTACCTAAAATGGCACAATATTTTCATACGAGTTTGTCAACAATTGCTTTACTGGTCAGTGTGTATTTGATTACAGTGGCCATTTTTATCCCGTTAAGTGGGTGGATGGCTAATCGATTTGGAAAAAAGAAAATTTGGATTATTGCTGTTATCATCTTTACCTTTAGCTCGTTAAGCAATGCATTAGCACCTAATTTTTCTTTCCTTCTGCTAATGAGAATTGTACAAGGAATTTCTGGTGCTTTGATGACACCTACAGCAAGGTTGATTGTATTAGAAAAGACACCAGCTTCACAGCTGTTGAAAATGGTTAGTTATCTTATTTGGCCTGCATTGATAGCACCAGCAATAGCACCAGTGGTTGGTGGATTTATTATTACTTACTGGAGCTGGCATTGGATTTTCTTGATTAATATTCCAATAGGTTTAATTATCGCATTAATCGGTATAAAATTAATCGATACTGATAAGATAAATAAGACAAGCTCTTTTGATCTTTTAGGATTTATAGAAATTGCCTGTTCATCCGGCATAATTCTAATTGGAGCAGAGCTGGCCACTCATGGAAAAAACTATTGGTTTAGCTCATTAGGATTAATTATTTTAGGAGTAATACTAGGCTTTATGGTTTTCAAGCACTTGAAAAAAGCATCCAATCCATTATTTTCACTTGATGGATTAAAAATAACTTCTTTTAGAATCTGTCAGACAAGTGGTTCTATTTTATGGCTATCTGTGGGGGCAATGCCCTATCTATTAACAATTTTTTTACAAACAATCTTTCATTGGTCCGCAGTAAAAGCAGGCAGTTATGTGCTGTTTATTTTTATTGGAAATATTGGAATCAAACCTTTTACCAATCCAATTATTCGTAAACTAGGCTATCGTGGTGCATTATTGTCGTCATTTGGAATGGTATTTATCACATCCATTGCTTTAGCATTTATTGAAACCACTACTTTGCCTATTTGGATAATGTTTCTTGCATTAGTCTCAGGGGTAGGACGCTCACTAGCCTTAACTGCTTATAATGGATTGAGTTTTTCTGAAATAGACCCTCAAGATAGAAATAGTGCAAATACTTTAAATGCTGTTGTTTCAACATTAGCTCAAGGTATGGGAATATCACTCATTACAGTAGTTGTAAATTTATTTCAATTTTTCTTTTTAATTAATACTGCCTATGAATTAGGTTTTATCTTCCTTGGTCTATTGATGCTATTCCCAGTAATTGAAGTACTATTTCTACCTAAAAATATTGGTCATGCAACAATCAGCTAG
- a CDS encoding ABC transporter ATP-binding protein, with the protein MVVENEHNYEVTIKNLNKSYDGVSIFSDLNIKFIKGKVTAVLGPSGCGKTTLLNIISGIETNYSGEVILKNDNISYVFQEDRLIPHLTVYENVAFVLKSTMDKMEVDIAVNKFLDMVELLEYKDKLPDKLSGGMKRRVALARAVAYKSSLILMDEPFKGMDDRLKSSIIKKFLIHQRETGRTVILVTHDKGEAETMGNEVYFL; encoded by the coding sequence ATGGTAGTGGAAAATGAACACAATTATGAGGTGACAATTAAAAATTTGAATAAGTCCTATGATGGAGTTTCTATTTTTTCTGATTTAAATATAAAATTTATAAAAGGCAAAGTTACAGCTGTGTTGGGGCCTTCAGGCTGTGGAAAAACCACTCTTTTAAATATTATAAGCGGTATTGAAACAAATTACAGCGGTGAAGTTATATTGAAAAATGATAATATATCCTATGTGTTCCAGGAAGATAGGCTTATTCCACATCTCACAGTATATGAAAATGTTGCATTCGTGCTAAAATCCACCATGGATAAAATGGAAGTGGACATAGCTGTAAATAAATTTTTAGACATGGTGGAATTATTGGAGTATAAAGATAAACTTCCAGACAAATTAAGCGGGGGAATGAAAAGAAGAGTTGCCCTGGCAAGGGCTGTTGCTTATAAAAGCAGCTTGATTTTAATGGATGAGCCTTTTAAGGGCATGGATGACAGATTGAAAAGCAGTATAATAAAAAAATTTTTAATTCACCAGAGGGAAACAGGTAGAACAGTTATATTGGTAACCCATGACAAGGGTGAGGCCGAAACTATGGGGAATGAGGTTTATTTCTTGTAA
- the hydA gene encoding dihydropyrimidinase has translation MDIIIKNGVIITASDTYRANIGIKNGKIAAVASQIEDINAKIVDVEGEYVLPGAIDAHTHLEMPFGGTVSADGYEAGTRAAACGGTTTVFDFALQKKGYGLIQTAKERDELCAPAACVDYAFHLVVSDLRPEILEELKTCVDYGIPSFKVFMVYKKEGLMADDGVLCQMLEKSKEVGAIIAVHAENPDLIDIRMEQFLKEGKTSPWYHYLSRPEFVEAEADKRAIHWAKALNAPLYIVHLANKEGMEEVKKARDEGYEIYAETCPQYLYFTNQVYKREDGRNFVCSPPIKGKESQDALWQGIKTGDIATIATDHCPFQSYEKDWGKDDFTNIPNGCMGIENMYPYMLSEANKGRVSFNKVVEVCSTNPARIYGCFPEKGSITVGSDADIVIYDPHKDFTISKENMHSDVDHTIWEGVKLKGYPVMTFSRGRLIFKDGEFLGEPGWGKFLKRKKKI, from the coding sequence ATGGATATAATTATAAAAAATGGTGTTATAATAACGGCATCAGATACCTATAGGGCAAATATAGGAATAAAAAATGGAAAAATTGCAGCTGTAGCCAGTCAGATTGAAGATATAAATGCCAAAATAGTTGATGTAGAAGGAGAGTATGTACTTCCAGGTGCCATAGATGCTCACACCCACCTTGAAATGCCCTTTGGAGGGACGGTATCAGCAGATGGATATGAAGCAGGTACAAGAGCTGCTGCCTGCGGCGGAACAACTACAGTTTTTGATTTTGCACTTCAGAAAAAGGGGTATGGATTAATTCAAACTGCCAAAGAAAGGGATGAATTATGTGCACCTGCAGCTTGTGTTGATTATGCTTTTCATCTGGTGGTATCGGATTTAAGACCGGAAATTTTAGAGGAATTAAAAACCTGTGTAGATTATGGAATACCTAGTTTTAAAGTATTTATGGTATATAAAAAGGAAGGGCTGATGGCAGATGATGGAGTACTGTGTCAGATGCTTGAAAAGTCCAAAGAGGTAGGTGCCATTATAGCAGTTCATGCAGAAAATCCTGATTTAATAGATATAAGGATGGAGCAATTTTTAAAAGAGGGAAAAACTTCTCCCTGGTATCATTATCTTTCAAGACCGGAATTTGTAGAAGCAGAAGCAGATAAAAGGGCAATACACTGGGCTAAGGCATTAAATGCTCCTTTATATATAGTTCATCTTGCAAATAAGGAAGGGATGGAAGAAGTTAAAAAGGCCAGGGATGAAGGATATGAAATATATGCAGAAACTTGTCCTCAATATTTATATTTTACCAATCAGGTTTATAAAAGGGAAGATGGGAGAAATTTTGTATGTTCTCCGCCAATAAAGGGGAAGGAAAGTCAAGATGCCCTATGGCAGGGTATAAAAACTGGAGATATTGCAACTATAGCTACAGATCACTGCCCATTTCAATCCTATGAAAAGGATTGGGGAAAGGATGATTTCACTAATATACCAAATGGATGTATGGGAATAGAAAATATGTATCCCTACATGTTAAGTGAAGCTAATAAAGGAAGAGTCTCTTTTAATAAGGTAGTAGAAGTATGTTCTACAAATCCTGCTAGAATATATGGATGTTTTCCTGAAAAAGGCAGTATTACAGTGGGTTCAGATGCGGATATTGTTATATATGATCCACATAAGGACTTTACTATTTCCAAGGAGAATATGCATTCAGATGTGGATCATACCATATGGGAAGGAGTGAAATTGAAAGGATACCCGGTTATGACATTTTCAAGGGGAAGGCTGATATTTAAAGATGGAGAATTTTTAGGAGAACCTGGCTGGGGAAAATTTTTAAAGAGGAAGAAGAAAATATAG
- a CDS encoding SPL family radical SAM protein: MKDLYGSLNLCSFSHIYVEEKALDNENTKYILSKFKNSSIIKIHHYKDVFSRHNQDFVLQKKSPKIILACKDGNLIYKGARVCESFGNDHFYYTSSMMNCVYNCEYCYLQGMYPSANIVIFVNLNDIFTELKCFLKKHPVYICISYDTDLLAFENITGFTRKWIEFSYLYPHLKIEVRTKSSNFKSIEDIAPRSNVILAWTLSPEEIIGKYEGNTPSLKSRLSSLKCAVSKGWKVRVCFDPLLYVPGWKEYYTRCVEDTFKVVSESNIEDVSIGVFRIAKDYFKKMEKINPNSILLSYPFKTIDGIYTYSEEHHKSMIDFMYNMVRNYVKKEKIFCT; the protein is encoded by the coding sequence TTGAAAGACTTATATGGCAGCTTGAATCTATGTAGTTTTTCTCATATTTATGTGGAAGAAAAAGCTTTAGATAATGAAAATACCAAATATATATTATCTAAATTTAAAAATTCCAGTATAATAAAAATACATCACTACAAAGATGTGTTCTCAAGGCATAATCAAGATTTTGTTCTTCAAAAGAAAAGTCCCAAAATTATATTGGCCTGTAAAGATGGAAACCTTATTTATAAGGGAGCCAGAGTATGTGAGAGTTTTGGAAATGATCATTTTTATTACACTTCTTCCATGATGAATTGTGTTTACAACTGTGAATATTGTTATCTGCAAGGAATGTATCCTTCGGCTAATATAGTGATATTTGTAAATTTAAATGATATTTTTACTGAACTTAAGTGTTTTTTGAAAAAGCATCCAGTATATATCTGTATATCTTATGATACAGATCTTTTAGCTTTCGAAAATATAACTGGATTCACCAGGAAATGGATAGAGTTTAGCTATCTTTACCCTCACTTAAAGATAGAAGTGAGAACTAAAAGTTCTAATTTTAAAAGTATAGAAGATATAGCACCAAGATCCAATGTGATACTGGCATGGACTCTTTCTCCAGAGGAGATTATAGGGAAATACGAGGGTAATACTCCAAGCTTAAAGTCTAGATTAAGTAGTTTAAAATGTGCTGTTTCTAAGGGGTGGAAGGTAAGAGTCTGTTTTGATCCACTTCTTTATGTGCCTGGATGGAAAGAGTATTATACAAGGTGTGTAGAGGATACCTTCAAAGTTGTTTCAGAATCCAACATTGAAGATGTAAGTATTGGAGTATTTAGAATTGCAAAGGATTATTTTAAGAAGATGGAGAAAATTAATCCTAATTCTATTTTACTTTCGTATCCCTTTAAAACTATAGATGGTATATATACTTATTCAGAGGAACATCATAAGTCTATGATAGATTTTATGTATAATATGGTAAGGAATTATGTTAAAAAAGAAAAGATATTTTGTACATAG
- a CDS encoding SDR family oxidoreductase — translation MKTAIVTGASSGIGFEISKRLLKMDYKVYGFGRDFSKVDFYDSNFIKEVYDITEVNALVKIIEKIKKESQVCLLVNNAGVGYFGPHEELNPKKIHLMVSTNLEVPMVLCNMLLRDLKKNKGMIINISSVTAKYVSTYGCAYAATKAGLTHFSESLFAEIRKTGVKVLSVHPDMTKSNFYRNANFSEDDSDTDFYIDSEVIADTVKSILMQDSNIAVTDITIRPQKHRIKRK, via the coding sequence ATGAAAACTGCAATTGTAACAGGGGCTTCTTCAGGAATAGGATTTGAAATTTCAAAAAGGCTTCTTAAAATGGATTATAAAGTCTATGGTTTTGGAAGAGATTTTTCTAAAGTAGATTTTTATGATTCTAATTTTATTAAGGAAGTCTACGACATTACAGAGGTAAATGCACTTGTAAAAATTATAGAGAAAATTAAAAAAGAAAGCCAGGTATGTTTATTGGTAAACAATGCAGGGGTGGGATATTTTGGCCCTCATGAAGAATTAAATCCTAAAAAAATACACTTGATGGTTTCAACCAATCTGGAGGTACCTATGGTGCTTTGTAATATGCTTTTAAGAGATTTAAAGAAAAACAAGGGCATGATTATAAATATATCTTCAGTTACTGCAAAATATGTAAGCACCTATGGCTGTGCTTATGCTGCTACAAAGGCAGGGTTAACCCACTTTTCAGAAAGTCTTTTTGCAGAAATCAGAAAAACTGGAGTGAAGGTACTTTCTGTTCATCCTGATATGACAAAGAGTAATTTTTATAGAAATGCAAATTTTAGTGAAGATGACAGTGATACTGATTTCTATATAGATAGTGAAGTTATAGCAGATACAGTAAAATCAATATTGATGCAAGACTCAAATATAGCTGTAACAGATATTACCATAAGGCCTCAAAAACATAGGATAAAGAGAAAATAA
- a CDS encoding ABC transporter permease: protein MKTSITAETKIIKKIGILIFWILIWHVCSVFINEELLLPSPFQVLKSLVLLMGKFYFWKSVLSSVIRVIIGILLSVIIGIVFGLTAGLNKFVEELLEPVVITVKATPVISIIIIALVWFNSSNVVIFTAILICFPIVYTNVLQGIKSIDKSLIQMANVFKVKRKYVLKDIYLPSIKNYIVSGILMCMGIGWKVSVASEVLSIPRYSIGLNLLSAKTTLETAELFAWTIVVVILSFMFEKVFKYYLQR from the coding sequence ATGAAAACTTCTATTACAGCGGAAACAAAAATAATTAAAAAAATAGGTATATTAATATTTTGGATATTAATTTGGCATGTATGTTCTGTCTTTATAAATGAGGAACTTCTCCTGCCCTCTCCATTTCAAGTATTAAAATCTCTTGTATTGCTTATGGGTAAATTTTATTTCTGGAAAAGTGTTTTAAGCAGTGTAATAAGGGTGATAATTGGAATTTTGCTCTCTGTGATTATAGGCATTGTATTTGGGTTAACAGCAGGACTTAACAAATTTGTGGAAGAACTTTTGGAACCTGTTGTAATCACTGTAAAGGCAACTCCTGTCATATCCATAATTATTATAGCTCTGGTGTGGTTTAATTCATCTAATGTAGTGATTTTTACAGCTATACTTATATGTTTTCCAATAGTATATACCAATGTGCTTCAGGGAATAAAAAGCATAGATAAAAGCCTTATACAAATGGCAAATGTGTTTAAAGTAAAAAGGAAATATGTACTTAAAGATATATATTTGCCCTCCATAAAAAATTATATTGTATCAGGAATACTTATGTGTATGGGAATTGGCTGGAAGGTTTCAGTGGCTTCAGAGGTGTTAAGCATTCCAAGATACTCTATAGGGCTGAATCTTTTAAGCGCCAAAACCACTTTGGAGACAGCAGAGTTATTTGCCTGGACTATTGTGGTAGTTATTTTAAGTTTTATGTTTGAGAAGGTATTTAAATATTATTTACAAAGGTGA
- the preA gene encoding NAD-dependent dihydropyrimidine dehydrogenase subunit PreA, protein MKDLSIEFCGIKCENPFFLSSSVVGNNFEMCSKALDMGWAGVVFKTIGFYIPNEVSPRFDIIGKENAPFVGFRNLEQISDHPLEENLEHMRKLKQKYPQKVLVASIMGETEEEWTKLAEMVTQIGADIIECNFSCPQMSLQSMGADVGQSPELVENYCRAVRKGTSLPILAKMTPNLSDMTIPAAASIRGGADGIAAINTIKSITRVDLNKFSPYPIIGGKSSVSGYSGKAIKPIALRFIQDLAKSPKLKGIPISGMGGIENWEDVLEFMLLGASNIQVTTAIMQYGYRIIKDLISGLSYYMEEKGFNMLEDLVGFALKNVVPADELDRSYVVYPEFTYHNCVGCGRCYISCYDGGHQAIKWDYENRKPSLLKNKCAGCHLCLNICPVEDIISGEKIKKII, encoded by the coding sequence ATGAAGGATCTTTCAATAGAATTTTGTGGTATAAAGTGTGAAAATCCATTTTTTTTATCCTCTTCTGTGGTAGGTAATAATTTTGAAATGTGTTCTAAGGCACTGGATATGGGATGGGCAGGTGTAGTATTTAAAACCATTGGATTTTACATTCCAAATGAAGTATCTCCAAGATTTGATATAATAGGTAAAGAAAATGCACCTTTTGTAGGCTTTAGAAATTTAGAGCAGATTTCAGACCATCCTCTAGAAGAAAATTTGGAGCATATGAGAAAATTAAAACAAAAATATCCCCAAAAAGTTTTAGTTGCATCCATTATGGGAGAAACTGAAGAGGAGTGGACCAAATTAGCAGAGATGGTTACTCAAATAGGAGCGGATATAATTGAATGTAATTTTTCCTGCCCACAGATGTCTTTACAGTCCATGGGGGCGGATGTAGGGCAGAGCCCTGAGCTTGTGGAAAATTACTGCAGGGCAGTGAGAAAGGGGACTTCACTGCCTATACTTGCTAAAATGACACCTAATCTTTCAGATATGACAATACCTGCAGCTGCTTCTATAAGGGGGGGAGCCGATGGAATAGCTGCTATCAATACCATAAAGAGCATAACCAGGGTAGATTTAAATAAATTTTCACCTTATCCTATAATAGGGGGAAAATCATCAGTATCTGGATATTCAGGGAAGGCCATAAAACCTATAGCTCTTAGATTTATACAGGATTTGGCTAAAAGTCCTAAATTAAAAGGCATTCCTATAAGTGGCATGGGGGGAATCGAAAACTGGGAAGATGTATTAGAATTTATGCTTTTGGGAGCTTCAAATATTCAGGTTACTACGGCAATTATGCAGTATGGGTACAGAATAATAAAAGATTTAATCAGCGGATTATCTTACTATATGGAGGAAAAAGGATTTAATATGTTAGAAGACTTAGTGGGTTTTGCACTCAAAAATGTAGTTCCAGCAGATGAATTGGACAGAAGTTATGTAGTGTATCCAGAGTTTACATATCACAACTGTGTAGGCTGCGGCAGATGCTATATATCTTGTTATGATGGAGGCCATCAGGCCATAAAATGGGACTATGAAAATAGGAAACCTTCATTATTAAAAAATAAATGTGCAGGATGTCATCTGTGTCTAAACATATGTCCGGTAGAGGATATAATATCTGGGGAGAAGATTAAAAAAATTATTTGA
- a CDS encoding PadR family transcriptional regulator, with protein MMNELFILGELMEEPQSGYHLRNALQVSLGHHRKISYGVIYPLLEKLEKKGFLEITNVESDKKNKKIATITEKGKERFLELMKMPVPKGAHNADIYLIKLDVMQHLALDEQIQLLDQFYQEQKDIMEDTQNALRKLAEKDSKDHWYASRKFELRLRQTTVAIEWIEKFKHELKKEW; from the coding sequence ATGATGAATGAACTTTTTATTTTAGGTGAATTAATGGAAGAACCTCAAAGTGGTTATCATTTACGTAATGCACTGCAAGTTTCTTTAGGACATCATCGAAAAATCAGCTATGGCGTGATTTATCCCCTACTTGAAAAACTAGAGAAGAAAGGTTTTTTAGAAATAACCAACGTAGAATCAGACAAAAAAAATAAAAAAATTGCCACTATTACAGAAAAAGGAAAAGAACGTTTTCTTGAACTAATGAAAATGCCTGTTCCTAAGGGTGCTCACAATGCGGATATATATTTAATAAAGCTTGATGTAATGCAGCACCTTGCTCTAGATGAACAAATACAATTATTAGATCAATTCTATCAGGAACAAAAAGACATCATGGAAGATACACAAAATGCACTTCGAAAATTAGCTGAAAAAGATTCAAAAGATCACTGGTATGCAAGTAGGAAGTTTGAGTTACGACTACGACAAACCACTGTGGCAATTGAATGGATTGAAAAGTTTAAACATGAATTGAAGAAAGAATGGTGA
- a CDS encoding TetR/AcrR family transcriptional regulator — protein MEEKKLDRRIRKTKQSLFEALTKLMSKKKINNITVKELTDLADVNRSTFYHYYRDIFDMVDKIRTELIDDFSKTYDKFSKEATTYDDLLSFFIYIFEFVQINDGIFKIFLCDDMDYTFIEKLKDAIKHCEIPLDDTSPELETHYCMPFIISGCIGVIQQWLNDDMSASPKYMASIIVKMLKTPFT, from the coding sequence ATGGAAGAAAAGAAATTGGACAGACGTATAAGAAAAACTAAACAAAGTCTGTTTGAGGCCCTAACAAAGCTCATGTCTAAGAAAAAAATTAATAATATTACAGTAAAGGAACTTACTGATTTAGCAGATGTCAATAGATCAACTTTTTATCATTATTACAGAGATATATTTGATATGGTGGATAAAATAAGAACTGAATTGATTGATGATTTCAGCAAAACCTATGATAAATTTTCAAAAGAAGCCACCACCTATGATGATTTATTATCTTTTTTTATATATATTTTTGAGTTCGTTCAGATTAATGATGGAATATTTAAAATATTTCTTTGTGATGATATGGACTATACTTTTATAGAAAAACTTAAAGATGCTATAAAACACTGTGAAATTCCTCTAGATGATACATCCCCAGAATTAGAAACTCATTATTGTATGCCTTTCATCATATCAGGATGTATCGGGGTAATACAACAGTGGTTGAATGATGATATGAGTGCTTCTCCTAAATACATGGCATCAATTATTGTTAAAATGCTTAAAACACCCTTTACATGA
- a CDS encoding ABC transporter substrate-binding protein, whose product MKRKIGIIGMMLIFVISVLFVTGCSNGVDSSGESTKIKIAALKGPTGMGMAKLMKNKNSYDITVYDSPDEIVSKIVNGQLDAAAVPSNLASVLYNKTKGQIQLVGINTLGILYIVENGNTVKDIKDLKDKTIYSSGKGSVPEFALNYILKENGLTAGKDVIVDYKMNHSDLAAAVASKKVNLAVLPEPFVTTAKMKDNELQVPIDLTKEWDKVSQGKGKLIMGTLIFRKSFIDSRSKDVDAFLKEYKESVDFVNNNKVEASKLVEKYGVIPKAKVAEEAIPKCNIVFISAKEGKDDLQKFYEVLNENDPKSIGGTIPDENFYYSGNKNN is encoded by the coding sequence ATGAAAAGAAAAATAGGTATTATTGGAATGATGTTAATATTTGTAATTTCTGTTTTATTTGTTACTGGTTGTTCCAATGGAGTTGATAGCTCTGGAGAATCCACTAAAATTAAAATAGCGGCATTAAAGGGGCCTACCGGCATGGGTATGGCAAAACTTATGAAGAATAAGAATAGCTATGATATTACTGTATACGATTCCCCGGATGAGATAGTATCTAAAATTGTAAATGGACAATTAGATGCTGCTGCTGTGCCTTCTAATCTGGCATCTGTATTATACAATAAGACAAAAGGACAGATTCAATTGGTAGGTATAAATACACTGGGAATTTTATATATTGTGGAAAACGGAAATACTGTAAAGGATATAAAGGATTTAAAAGATAAAACTATTTATTCCAGTGGAAAAGGTTCTGTACCTGAATTTGCATTGAACTATATATTGAAAGAGAATGGATTAACTGCAGGAAAGGATGTAATAGTGGATTACAAGATGAATCACAGTGATCTGGCTGCTGCAGTGGCATCTAAAAAGGTTAATCTGGCAGTACTACCGGAGCCTTTTGTAACCACCGCTAAAATGAAAGACAATGAACTTCAAGTACCTATAGATTTGACAAAAGAATGGGACAAGGTATCTCAGGGAAAAGGCAAGCTTATAATGGGAACTTTGATATTTAGAAAATCTTTTATAGATAGTAGATCAAAGGATGTGGATGCTTTTTTAAAGGAATATAAGGAATCTGTGGATTTTGTAAATAATAATAAAGTAGAAGCATCAAAGCTTGTAGAAAAATATGGTGTGATTCCAAAGGCCAAGGTGGCAGAAGAGGCAATTCCAAAATGTAATATAGTATTTATTAGTGCTAAAGAAGGTAAGGATGATCTTCAAAAATTTTATGAAGTGTTAAATGAAAATGATCCAAAGTCCATTGGAGGAACAATTCCAGATGAAAACTTCTATTACAGCGGAAACAAAAATAATTAA